Proteins found in one Limnohabitans sp. TEGF004 genomic segment:
- a CDS encoding NUDIX hydrolase, which produces MLHRPLIQHCKACGSAVTYRLPDDGDTRERAVCNACHTIHYENPLNVVGTVPVWGDKVLLCKRNIEPRLGKWTLPAGFMELNETVAQGAARETVEEAGAQFEMQELFTLMNVTRVGQVHFFYRAQLTSDTFDPGHETQEARLFAEHEIPWDEIAFRTVKETLQHYFADAKTGKFELHHVDIV; this is translated from the coding sequence ATGCTGCACCGCCCGCTCATCCAACATTGCAAAGCCTGCGGCAGCGCGGTGACCTACCGCCTGCCCGACGATGGCGACACGCGCGAGCGTGCGGTCTGCAACGCGTGCCACACCATCCACTACGAGAACCCACTCAACGTGGTGGGCACCGTGCCAGTGTGGGGCGACAAAGTGCTGCTGTGCAAACGCAACATCGAACCACGCTTGGGCAAGTGGACGCTGCCTGCGGGCTTCATGGAACTGAACGAAACCGTGGCGCAAGGCGCAGCGCGTGAAACGGTGGAAGAAGCCGGCGCGCAGTTTGAAATGCAAGAGCTGTTCACGCTAATGAACGTCACACGCGTGGGCCAAGTGCATTTCTTTTACCGTGCACAACTCACCAGCGACACCTTTGACCCCGGCCACGAAACGCAAGAAGCGCGTTTGTTTGCTGAGCATGAAATACCTTGGGACGAGATTGCGTTTCGCACCGTCAAAGAAACTTTGCAGCACTACTTTGCAGATGCGAAGACGGGCAAGTTTGAGCTGCACCACGTCGACATTGTTTGA
- the pheS gene encoding phenylalanine--tRNA ligase subunit alpha, with protein MNELDSLVASAQALFAQSTTPADLENAKAQFLGKSGRITEMMKGMAALSVEEKKSTGAAINVAKQAIEAALTARRQALADAELETQLKAEALDVTLPGRARMAGGLHPVTITLERVEAIFGSMGFEVAQGPEIETDWFNFTALNTPEDHPARSMHDTFYVEGGSAEAPNLLRTHTSPMQVRHAVQHVKRYQARLDAGQGMPEIRVIAPGRTYRVDSDATHSPMFHQCEGLWIGENVSFKDLKVVITDFCRTYFESDDLVLRFRPSFFPFTEPSAEIDIQFQSGALAGRWLEVGGSGQVHPNVVRNMGLDPERFIGFAFGMGMDRFTMLRYGVNDLRLFFDGDIRFLSQFQ; from the coding sequence ATGAACGAGTTGGACTCTCTGGTCGCCAGTGCCCAGGCCCTGTTTGCACAAAGCACCACACCGGCTGATCTTGAAAACGCCAAGGCCCAGTTCTTGGGCAAGTCAGGCCGCATCACCGAGATGATGAAAGGCATGGCCGCATTGAGCGTCGAAGAAAAGAAATCGACCGGTGCCGCCATCAACGTGGCCAAGCAAGCGATTGAAGCCGCGCTCACGGCACGCCGCCAAGCCTTGGCCGATGCCGAACTCGAGACCCAACTCAAAGCCGAAGCCTTGGATGTGACCTTGCCCGGTCGCGCTCGCATGGCTGGTGGCTTGCACCCTGTGACCATCACACTTGAACGCGTCGAAGCCATTTTTGGATCGATGGGTTTCGAAGTGGCCCAAGGCCCAGAGATCGAAACCGATTGGTTCAACTTCACCGCGCTCAACACGCCGGAAGACCATCCTGCACGCTCCATGCACGACACCTTCTATGTGGAAGGTGGCAGCGCCGAAGCGCCCAACTTGTTGCGCACACACACCAGCCCCATGCAAGTGCGCCACGCCGTGCAACACGTCAAGCGCTACCAAGCACGTTTGGATGCCGGTCAAGGCATGCCCGAAATTCGCGTCATCGCACCCGGCCGCACCTACCGTGTGGACAGCGATGCCACGCACTCGCCCATGTTCCATCAATGCGAAGGCTTGTGGATTGGTGAGAATGTGAGTTTCAAAGACCTCAAAGTGGTCATCACCGATTTCTGCCGCACTTACTTTGAGAGCGACGATTTGGTGCTGCGCTTTCGCCCCAGCTTCTTCCCATTCACAGAGCCCAGCGCTGAGATTGACATCCAATTCCAAAGCGGCGCTTTGGCGGGCCGTTGGCTCGAAGTGGGTGGCTCAGGCCAAGTGCATCCGAACGTGGTGCGCAACATGGGCCTCGATCCTGAGCGTTTCATCGGCTTTGCCTTTGGCATGGGTATGGACCGTTTCACCATGCTGCGTTACGGCGTGAACGACTTGCGCTTGTTCTTCGATGGCGACATTCGCTTCTTGAGCCAGTTCCAATAA
- a CDS encoding antibiotic biosynthesis monooxygenase — protein sequence MILELVDIRIQPGQQAAFDEAIQRGVNTVIAKAKGFQGFKINRGIESPERYLLQIFWTTLENHTVDFRESPAFGEWRAIVGPFFAQPPIVEHFELVSKSQG from the coding sequence ATGATTCTCGAACTCGTCGACATTCGCATTCAACCCGGTCAACAAGCCGCATTTGACGAAGCCATCCAACGCGGCGTGAACACCGTCATCGCCAAGGCCAAAGGCTTTCAGGGCTTCAAAATCAACCGTGGCATCGAGTCACCCGAGCGCTATCTGCTGCAAATTTTTTGGACCACGCTTGAAAACCACACCGTGGACTTCCGTGAGTCCCCTGCCTTTGGCGAGTGGCGCGCCATCGTAGGCCCCTTCTTTGCACAGCCTCCCATCGTGGAGCACTTCGAGCTCGTGAGCAAATCACAAGGCTAA
- the rpmI gene encoding 50S ribosomal protein L35, which yields MPKMKTKSSAKKRFRVRPGGTVKRGQAFKRHILTKKTTKNKRHLRGAVNVHETNMGHMAQMLPKCGL from the coding sequence ATGCCCAAAATGAAGACCAAAAGCAGCGCTAAAAAGCGCTTCCGCGTTCGTCCAGGCGGTACCGTTAAACGCGGTCAAGCCTTCAAACGTCACATCTTGACTAAGAAGACGACCAAGAACAAGCGTCACTTGCGTGGTGCAGTGAATGTGCATGAGACCAACATGGGTCACATGGCGCAAATGCTGCCCAAGTGCGGCCTGTAA
- a CDS encoding MerR family transcriptional regulator has translation MEKSLLPPIPAKRYFTIGEVSELCGVKPHVLRYWEQEFTQLRPMKRRGNRRYYQRHEVLMIRRIRDLLYDQGFTITGARNKLQELVQSERERRRVGGELIDVDLPDDDGFDDDLDVDSDDAHELPPLALSSSDEALQTLRKELTQIRDLLSELH, from the coding sequence ATGGAGAAATCCCTCCTTCCTCCCATTCCAGCCAAGCGCTATTTCACCATTGGTGAAGTGAGCGAGTTGTGCGGCGTCAAGCCGCACGTGCTGCGCTATTGGGAGCAGGAATTCACGCAGCTGCGTCCCATGAAGCGTCGCGGTAATCGCCGCTATTACCAGCGCCACGAAGTGCTGATGATTCGCCGCATCCGCGACCTCTTGTATGACCAAGGCTTCACCATCACCGGTGCACGCAACAAGCTGCAAGAGCTGGTGCAGTCTGAGCGCGAGCGTCGTCGCGTGGGCGGTGAGTTGATTGATGTGGACTTGCCCGATGACGATGGGTTTGACGACGACTTGGATGTCGACTCAGACGACGCGCACGAATTGCCACCGCTCGCGTTGAGCAGCAGCGACGAAGCGCTGCAAACCTTGCGCAAAGAACTCACACAAATTCGCGACTTGCTCTCTGAGCTGCACTGA
- the infC gene encoding translation initiation factor IF-3: MVTIATEFRDRRQREERKHRLNREIMAPEVRLSGPDNEPLGIVSLADALRMAGEIDVDLVEIAATAVPPVCRLMDYGKFKYQEQKKAAEAKSKQKVIEVKEIKFRPGTDDGDYNIKMRNIKRFLDDGDKCKITLRFRGREITHQEIGMALLQRIRDELADLIVVEQFPKLEGRQMIMMIAPGKKKSGGAAKPAAEAAPAASA; this comes from the coding sequence ATAGTCACCATCGCTACAGAATTTCGCGACCGCCGCCAGCGCGAGGAACGCAAACACCGCCTTAACCGGGAAATCATGGCCCCGGAAGTCCGCCTTTCAGGTCCTGACAACGAACCCCTCGGTATCGTGAGCTTGGCTGATGCCTTGCGTATGGCCGGTGAGATTGACGTTGACTTGGTTGAAATTGCCGCCACGGCTGTGCCGCCGGTGTGCCGTTTGATGGACTACGGTAAGTTCAAGTACCAAGAGCAAAAGAAGGCTGCCGAAGCGAAGTCCAAGCAAAAGGTCATCGAGGTCAAGGAAATCAAGTTCCGTCCCGGTACCGATGATGGTGACTACAACATCAAGATGCGCAACATCAAGCGCTTCTTAGATGACGGTGACAAATGCAAGATCACGCTGCGCTTTCGTGGCCGCGAGATCACGCATCAAGAAATCGGTATGGCGCTGTTGCAGCGCATCCGTGATGAGTTGGCGGACCTGATCGTTGTTGAGCAGTTCCCCAAGCTTGAAGGGCGTCAGATGATCATGATGATCGCGCCTGGTAAGAAGAAATCGGGTGGCGCCGCCAAACCCGCTGCAGAAGCTGCTCCGGCAGCGTCTGCATAA
- a CDS encoding fumarylacetoacetate hydrolase family protein, with amino-acid sequence MSYAFEPTPVVSVPVVGKAERFPVHRIYCVGRNYEEHAKEMGFTGREPPFFFMKPADAVLVVNAGETGDMLYPSLTKNLHHEIELVVAIGKGGKNIQAADAMSHIYGYAVGLDMTRRDLQNDMKKQGRPWCIGKGFDHSAPIGPITPAALAGDVAHAEIYVQVNGQDRQRSSVSQLIWNIAETIEHVSAAWELQPGDLIYTGTPEGVGAVVAGDTMVGAVSGLGELKVRLV; translated from the coding sequence ATGAGCTATGCGTTTGAACCTACGCCCGTTGTGTCTGTGCCCGTGGTGGGCAAAGCTGAACGTTTTCCTGTGCACCGCATTTACTGCGTGGGCCGCAACTACGAAGAACACGCCAAAGAGATGGGCTTCACAGGCCGTGAGCCGCCCTTCTTCTTCATGAAGCCTGCAGACGCTGTGTTGGTGGTCAATGCGGGTGAAACGGGTGACATGCTCTACCCCAGTCTCACCAAAAATTTGCACCACGAAATTGAGTTGGTGGTGGCCATTGGCAAAGGCGGCAAGAACATCCAAGCCGCAGATGCAATGAGCCACATCTACGGCTACGCCGTGGGCTTGGACATGACACGCCGCGATTTGCAAAACGACATGAAAAAACAAGGCCGCCCTTGGTGCATTGGCAAAGGCTTTGACCACAGCGCGCCCATTGGCCCTATCACCCCCGCAGCACTTGCGGGCGATGTGGCACACGCTGAGATTTATGTGCAAGTCAACGGCCAAGACCGTCAACGCAGCAGTGTGAGCCAACTCATTTGGAACATCGCTGAAACCATCGAGCATGTGTCTGCCGCATGGGAGCTGCAACCCGGTGATTTGATTTACACCGGTACCCCCGAAGGCGTGGGTGCGGTGGTGGCGGGCGACACCATGGTGGGTGCGGTGAGCGGCTTGGGCGAGCTCAAAGTTCGCCTGGTCTAA
- the rplT gene encoding 50S ribosomal protein L20: protein MPRVKRGVTARARHKKVLALAKGFRGRRGNVFRIAKQAVMKAGQYAYRDRRTKKRVFRQLWIARINAAARQCGLTYSQFANGLKKAAIEIDRKMLADLAVHDMAAFASIVNQVKAKLAA from the coding sequence ATGCCTCGCGTTAAACGTGGTGTTACGGCCCGTGCCCGTCACAAAAAAGTTCTGGCTTTAGCCAAAGGTTTCCGCGGTCGTCGCGGTAACGTCTTCCGCATCGCTAAACAAGCGGTGATGAAGGCTGGTCAATATGCTTACCGCGACCGCCGCACTAAAAAGCGCGTGTTCCGTCAGCTGTGGATCGCTCGTATCAATGCTGCTGCACGTCAGTGCGGTCTGACATACAGCCAATTCGCCAACGGCCTGAAAAAGGCAGCGATCGAAATCGACCGCAAGATGTTGGCCGACTTGGCCGTTCACGACATGGCTGCTTTCGCCAGTATCGTGAATCAAGTCAAAGCCAAATTGGCCGCTTGA
- the phaC gene encoding class I poly(R)-hydroxyalkanoic acid synthase, whose product MDQNAALKSLGDSWLKALASFQTIGGGGDAKTPSLSFSPDKLEALQKQYIEEATDLWNQSLHGKPEVKDRRFKGDAWAHNPMAAFTAAAYLLNTRTMMALTEAAETDAKTKARIQFAVEQWAAAAAPSNYLALNAEAQQKAIETKGESISKGIQNLLHDMQQGHVSMTDESLFEVGKNVATTEGKVVFENEFFQLLEYKPLTAKVYERPFLFIPPCINKFYILDLQPENSFIRYAVAQGHRTFVVSWRNPDESLRNTTWDNYVEDVAIQAIKVVQEIGGAKQINALGFCVGGTILSNALAVLAARGEKPVASATLLTTLIDFTDTGILDVFIDEGFVKYREGQFAEGGLMKGKDMASTFSFLRPNDLVWNYVVGNYLKGETPPPFDLLYWNSDSTNLPGPMYAWYLRNTYLENNLIKPGKAMVCGEKIDLRKVDMPIYIYGSREDHIVPIGGAYASTHVFPGKKRFVMGASGHIAGVINPPAAKKRCYWTGSETSFPKDAEQWIAKSKEHAGSWWTDWSAWLKTHAGKQIAAPKAYGKGKHKAIEVAPGRYVKERASH is encoded by the coding sequence ATGGATCAGAATGCGGCCCTCAAGAGCCTAGGGGATAGCTGGCTCAAAGCTTTGGCCTCATTTCAAACAATCGGCGGTGGTGGAGATGCAAAAACGCCTTCGTTGAGCTTCTCGCCAGACAAACTGGAAGCCCTGCAAAAGCAGTACATCGAAGAAGCCACTGACTTGTGGAACCAAAGTTTGCACGGCAAACCAGAAGTGAAAGACCGCCGTTTCAAAGGCGATGCATGGGCACACAACCCCATGGCCGCATTCACCGCGGCGGCGTATTTGCTCAACACCCGCACGATGATGGCGCTCACCGAAGCCGCCGAAACTGACGCCAAAACCAAAGCACGTATTCAATTCGCCGTTGAGCAATGGGCTGCTGCTGCTGCGCCTAGCAACTACTTGGCACTCAACGCAGAAGCTCAGCAAAAAGCGATTGAGACCAAAGGCGAGAGCATTTCCAAAGGCATTCAAAACTTGTTGCACGACATGCAGCAAGGCCATGTGTCGATGACCGACGAAAGCCTGTTTGAAGTGGGCAAAAACGTGGCCACCACCGAAGGCAAAGTGGTGTTTGAAAACGAGTTTTTCCAGTTACTCGAATACAAGCCACTCACCGCCAAGGTGTATGAGCGTCCGTTCTTGTTCATCCCGCCTTGCATCAACAAGTTCTATATCTTGGACTTGCAGCCTGAAAACTCATTCATCCGCTACGCCGTGGCCCAAGGTCATCGCACGTTTGTGGTGAGCTGGCGCAATCCTGATGAAAGCCTACGCAACACCACATGGGACAACTATGTGGAGGATGTGGCCATTCAAGCCATCAAGGTGGTACAAGAAATTGGCGGCGCAAAGCAAATTAATGCTCTGGGTTTCTGCGTGGGCGGCACCATTCTTTCTAATGCGCTGGCTGTGCTGGCCGCGCGTGGCGAAAAACCAGTGGCCAGCGCAACTTTGTTGACTACGCTGATTGACTTCACAGACACCGGCATCTTGGATGTGTTCATTGACGAAGGGTTTGTGAAGTACCGCGAAGGCCAGTTTGCCGAAGGCGGGCTGATGAAGGGCAAAGACATGGCGTCGACCTTCAGCTTCTTGCGCCCCAACGATTTGGTGTGGAACTACGTGGTTGGCAACTACCTCAAAGGTGAAACACCGCCACCGTTTGACTTGCTTTACTGGAACAGCGATTCCACCAACTTACCCGGCCCCATGTATGCCTGGTACTTGCGCAACACCTACCTTGAGAATAACCTCATCAAGCCTGGCAAAGCCATGGTGTGCGGCGAGAAGATTGACTTGCGCAAGGTGGACATGCCCATCTACATCTACGGCTCGCGTGAAGACCACATCGTGCCGATTGGCGGCGCGTATGCCAGCACACATGTGTTCCCTGGCAAGAAGCGTTTTGTGATGGGGGCCTCTGGCCACATCGCAGGCGTGATCAATCCACCCGCGGCCAAGAAGCGTTGTTACTGGACGGGCAGCGAAACCAGTTTCCCCAAAGACGCTGAGCAATGGATTGCCAAATCCAAAGAGCACGCTGGCAGTTGGTGGACCGATTGGTCTGCTTGGCTCAAAACACACGCAGGCAAACAAATCGCAGCACCCAAAGCCTACGGCAAGGGCAAGCACAAAGCGATTGAGGTCGCACCCGGTCGTTACGTCAAAGAACGCGCCAGTCATTAA
- the pgeF gene encoding peptidoglycan editing factor PgeF yields MSHTSDTTTPPLFWPMDWALPAGVQALCTTRVGGVSQAPFDGFNLGDHVQDDTQAVAQNRALLQAQLGGARPVFLSQVHGVEVAQLSAVTPDGTEADACLTQESRVACTIMVADCLPLLFTDDAGQVVAAAHAGWRGLASGVIEQTVNGVCAQAGVFAAQVRVWLGPCIGSDAFEVGDDVRVAFTSGDAVDPTQARGFFKPHPSHAGKWLADLAGLARLRLQALGVTSIAGNDSTPEWCTVAQRSRLFSYRRDGVTGRFAVCIWRN; encoded by the coding sequence ATGAGCCACACATCTGATACGACCACACCGCCTTTGTTTTGGCCCATGGATTGGGCATTGCCTGCGGGTGTGCAAGCGCTCTGCACCACGCGTGTGGGCGGTGTGTCGCAAGCTCCGTTTGATGGTTTCAATTTGGGGGACCACGTACAAGACGACACACAGGCTGTCGCGCAAAACCGCGCTTTGCTACAAGCGCAGCTGGGGGGGGCGCGGCCTGTGTTTCTCAGTCAAGTGCACGGCGTGGAGGTGGCTCAGCTCAGCGCCGTGACGCCCGATGGCACAGAAGCTGATGCTTGCCTCACGCAAGAGTCCCGAGTGGCTTGCACCATCATGGTGGCCGATTGTTTGCCTTTGTTGTTCACCGATGATGCTGGCCAAGTGGTGGCTGCCGCACATGCTGGATGGCGTGGCTTAGCTTCGGGTGTGATTGAACAAACGGTGAATGGGGTGTGTGCACAAGCAGGCGTGTTTGCAGCGCAAGTGCGTGTGTGGCTGGGACCATGCATTGGCTCTGATGCGTTTGAGGTGGGGGACGATGTGCGTGTGGCGTTTACTTCGGGCGATGCTGTAGACCCAACCCAAGCCCGAGGTTTTTTCAAACCGCACCCATCTCACGCAGGCAAATGGTTGGCTGATCTTGCAGGCTTGGCGCGTTTGCGCTTGCAGGCTTTAGGCGTTACGTCGATCGCAGGCAACGACAGCACGCCCGAGTGGTGCACGGTCGCGCAGCGCTCAAGGCTCTTTTCGTACCGGCGCGATGGTGTCACCGGACGCTTTGCCGTGTGTATTTGGCGCAACTGA
- a CDS encoding integration host factor subunit alpha, translating into MELSFESLETPALTKAQLADLLFEQIGLNKRESKDMIDAFFDLIAQSLVDGTDVKISSFGNFQIRTKAPRPGRNPRTGESIPIEARRAVTFHASHKLKEQIQGDSNSKVDN; encoded by the coding sequence ATGGAACTTTCTTTTGAGAGCTTAGAAACGCCAGCCTTGACCAAAGCGCAGTTGGCTGATTTGTTGTTTGAGCAAATCGGTTTGAACAAGCGTGAGTCCAAAGACATGATTGATGCCTTCTTTGATCTCATCGCACAAAGTTTGGTCGATGGCACCGATGTGAAAATTTCAAGCTTCGGCAATTTTCAGATTCGCACCAAGGCACCACGACCTGGTCGTAACCCGCGCACAGGGGAGTCAATTCCGATTGAGGCGCGACGTGCGGTGACTTTCCATGCGAGTCACAAATTGAAAGAGCAAATACAGGGCGACAGTAATTCCAAAGTTGACAACTGA
- the pheT gene encoding phenylalanine--tRNA ligase subunit beta produces the protein MQFPESWLREFCNPSLTTQELADILTMAGLEVEELQPVAPPFTGIVVGEIKEAVQHPDADRLRICQVDVGQGALLNIVCGAPNARVGIKIPCATVGAELPPGEDGKPFKIKVGKLRGVESQGMLCSAKELKIADDNGGLLELPADAPLGQNIREYLNLDDTLMTCKLTPNLAHCLSVYGIAREVSALTGAPLKAPTFSSIAATNQDTLAVKISASDLCGRFSGRVVRGVNTKAQTPAWMVNHLARCGQRSVSPLVDISNYVMFELGRPSHIFDLDKIQGGLEVRWGKAGEQLKLLNGNTVTVDDKVGVIADAHQVESLAGIMGGDATAVNDDTQNIYIEAAFWWPSAIAGRSRRFNFSTDAGHRFERGVDPELTVEHIERITQLVIDICGTPNTTVGPVDDQRVNMPVAKPVTLRVARAEKVIGMPLTQQRVADALRGLGLPVTEGEGVVTVQPPSFRFDLQIEEDLIEEVARMVGYNNLPTTPPLAPITASACQEAQRSPHALRHHLAALGYQETINYSFVDERWEHELAGNANPIKLLNPIASQMSVMRSTLLGSLLNVVKFNVDRKASRVRVFELGRVFHKDASVQNTDTTVQGFDQPMQVAGIAFGSAAPLQWGTKEQAADFFDVKADVEALLAPAVPQFEAAEHPAMHPGRCAKVLVNGQAVGHVGELHPRWRQSWDLAQAPVMFELSLDAVLHRDVPKSTGVAKFPNVERDIAVIVKDSVTHAQLMAAVHAAKTQGLLRNAVLFDVYRPKAESAAMAMDEKSLAVRLTLNSDEATLNEAQIEGVVQAVLAELAAQVSARLRA, from the coding sequence ATGCAATTCCCCGAATCCTGGTTGCGCGAATTCTGCAACCCCTCACTCACCACCCAAGAGCTGGCCGACATATTGACCATGGCCGGTTTGGAAGTGGAAGAACTCCAACCCGTTGCACCGCCTTTCACAGGCATCGTCGTCGGTGAAATCAAAGAAGCCGTGCAGCATCCAGACGCTGACCGCTTGCGCATTTGCCAAGTGGACGTGGGGCAGGGCGCATTGCTCAACATCGTGTGCGGCGCACCGAATGCACGCGTGGGCATCAAAATTCCATGTGCCACTGTTGGCGCTGAACTGCCGCCCGGCGAAGACGGCAAGCCTTTCAAAATCAAAGTGGGCAAGCTGCGTGGCGTGGAAAGTCAAGGCATGTTGTGTTCGGCCAAAGAACTCAAAATTGCTGACGACAACGGTGGCTTGCTTGAGTTGCCAGCCGATGCACCTTTGGGTCAAAACATCCGCGAGTACCTGAACCTCGACGACACCTTGATGACATGCAAGCTCACGCCTAACTTGGCGCATTGCTTGAGCGTGTACGGCATTGCCCGCGAAGTGTCAGCCCTCACAGGTGCACCTTTGAAGGCGCCTACTTTCTCAAGCATCGCCGCGACAAACCAAGACACCTTGGCTGTGAAGATCAGCGCGTCTGATTTGTGCGGCCGTTTCTCTGGCCGCGTGGTGCGTGGCGTGAATACCAAGGCACAAACCCCTGCATGGATGGTGAACCACTTGGCCCGCTGCGGTCAGCGCAGCGTGAGCCCCTTGGTCGACATCTCCAACTACGTGATGTTCGAGCTGGGTCGTCCTTCACACATCTTTGATCTCGACAAAATTCAAGGCGGCTTGGAGGTGCGTTGGGGCAAAGCCGGTGAACAGCTTAAGCTCTTGAACGGCAACACCGTGACCGTGGACGACAAAGTGGGCGTCATCGCTGACGCGCATCAAGTCGAGTCACTCGCTGGCATCATGGGCGGCGACGCCACTGCCGTGAATGACGACACGCAAAACATTTATATCGAAGCCGCCTTCTGGTGGCCCTCGGCCATTGCAGGCCGCTCACGCCGCTTCAACTTCAGCACCGATGCTGGCCACCGCTTTGAACGTGGTGTGGATCCTGAGTTGACGGTGGAGCACATCGAGCGCATCACCCAGTTGGTGATCGACATTTGCGGCACACCCAACACGACCGTGGGCCCGGTTGATGATCAACGTGTGAACATGCCTGTGGCCAAGCCTGTCACGTTGCGCGTGGCACGTGCTGAAAAAGTCATTGGCATGCCGCTGACCCAGCAACGCGTGGCGGATGCTTTGCGTGGCTTGGGCTTGCCCGTGACAGAAGGCGAAGGTGTTGTCACCGTGCAGCCCCCATCCTTCCGTTTCGATTTACAAATCGAAGAAGACCTGATCGAAGAAGTGGCGCGCATGGTGGGTTACAACAACCTGCCCACCACGCCACCGTTGGCACCCATCACGGCCAGCGCGTGTCAAGAAGCGCAACGTAGCCCACACGCTTTGCGCCACCACTTGGCAGCTTTGGGCTACCAAGAAACCATCAACTACAGCTTTGTGGATGAGCGTTGGGAGCACGAGTTGGCAGGCAATGCCAACCCCATCAAATTGCTCAACCCCATTGCCAGCCAAATGAGCGTGATGCGGTCCACCTTATTGGGCTCCTTGCTCAACGTGGTGAAGTTCAACGTCGATCGCAAGGCCTCACGCGTGCGCGTGTTTGAGCTGGGTCGCGTGTTTCACAAAGACGCTTCGGTGCAAAACACAGACACCACCGTGCAAGGCTTTGACCAGCCCATGCAAGTGGCAGGCATTGCTTTTGGCAGCGCTGCACCTTTGCAATGGGGCACCAAAGAACAAGCCGCAGACTTCTTCGACGTGAAAGCTGATGTGGAAGCTCTGTTGGCCCCCGCTGTCCCGCAGTTTGAAGCGGCTGAGCACCCAGCCATGCACCCCGGCCGTTGTGCCAAGGTGTTGGTCAATGGCCAAGCCGTGGGTCATGTGGGTGAGTTGCACCCACGCTGGCGTCAAAGCTGGGACTTGGCCCAAGCCCCTGTGATGTTTGAGCTCTCGCTCGATGCCGTGTTGCACCGCGATGTGCCCAAGTCCACCGGTGTGGCCAAGTTCCCTAACGTCGAGCGCGACATTGCTGTGATCGTCAAAGACAGCGTCACGCACGCCCAATTGATGGCTGCCGTGCACGCCGCCAAAACACAAGGTTTGCTGCGCAACGCCGTGTTGTTTGACGTGTATCGCCCCAAGGCTGAAAGTGCCGCCATGGCAATGGACGAGAAGAGCTTGGCCGTGCGCCTCACGCTCAACAGCGATGAAGCTACGTTGAACGAAGCCCAAATCGAAGGTGTGGTGCAAGCCGTGCTGGCCGAATTGGCCGCTCAAGTCTCTGCGCGTTTGCGCGCTTGA